In the genome of Thermanaerothrix sp., the window CCGCTCATCTTGACCGCCCAGCGGGCCTTTGGGGCGTTGACGGGCTTGCCTATCCTTATGGCGGTGGCCACGGTGCTGGGGTTTTCCACGAACTCCCCCCGCACCATGGGGGACGCCCCTTCCGCCTGGAAGCCCGCCATCACCGGCACCTTGGGGATGAGCCCCTCCCGCCGGTAACGAACAAACCCCGCCCAATAGGCGGTTATGTTGCCCGCGTTCCCCACCGGGATGGCCAGCCAGTCGGGGGCTCCCTTCAGCTGATCGCATATCTCGAAGGCGCCGGACATCTGTCCCTTAAGCCTCATGGGGTTCACGGAGTTGACCACCTTCAGCCCAAGCTCAGGGGCTATCTCCCGCACCAGCTTCAGGGCATCGTCGAAGCTTCCCCTGACCGCCACCACCTTGGCGCCGTAGATGAGCGCCTGGGCCACCTTGCCCTTGGCGACCTTGCCGCTGGGGAGCAGCACAGAACAGGAAAGCCCCCCCGCGGAGGCGTAAGCGGCGGCGGATGCGGAGGTGTTCCCCGTGGAGGCGCAGATGACGCCCCGGGCCCCCTCCTCCATGGCCTTGGACACCGCCAGCACCATG includes:
- the thrC gene encoding threonine synthase, giving the protein MASLGILGRYGRFFPISSRTPCLDLGEGNTPLVRLERLEEALEVQLWAKVEGANPTGSFKDRGMVLAVSKAMEEGARGVICASTGNTSASAAAYASAGGLSCSVLLPSGKVAKGKVAQALIYGAKVVAVRGSFDDALKLVREIAPELGLKVVNSVNPMRLKGQMSGAFEICDQLKGAPDWLAIPVGNAGNITAYWAGFVRYRREGLIPKVPVMAGFQAEGASPMVRGEFVENPSTVATAIRIGKPVNAPKARWAVKMSGGFFESVSDQEILEAQMKLARCGIFAEPASCVPLAGLFKLKSLGRLPKGIKVVMVLTGNGLKDLETPLGMAADPVEVDASWHAIREVLA